One window of the Labilibaculum sp. genome contains the following:
- a CDS encoding IS1182 family transposase, producing the protein MKLVPQKSHFKAYHQNQMILFPPSLSDFISSEHPVRTISSIIDGVQIDRILEKYSYTGAKAYHPKMMLKLLVYSYLCNVYSSRKIEQAASENVHFMWLSGMQKPDHNTIARFRSSRLKGVLKEVFSQVVLLLVDSGHIDLQTIYVDGTKIEANANKFSFVWGKAIQKNIQRMKDRLGELWDYTEQVAKSDLANVSKPDLSDVDPEKIEQTIETINEALRDKKVDAKKRRQLNYAKKNYADNLRKNEQKLKILEERNSYSKTDPDATFMRMKDDYMQNGQLKPGYNLQFSTQNQFIVNYSNHNNPTDTKTFIPHMKEVQQLYPDKLNSVCADSGYGSEENYEFLEAEGLTSFVKYNYFHKEQKKGAKTYCEFHPNNLFYDSKQDIYYCPMGQVMNLKKIKKEKSQAGHFKTIHVYQAQNCNGCPLRGMCHKAKGNRTIQINHRLNELRSKAREHLTSEEGLKHRSQRPVDVEAAFGNLKHNKGFKRFLLRGKEKVEIEMGLLALAINLKKMNSRKVA; encoded by the coding sequence ATGAAATTAGTCCCTCAAAAATCTCATTTCAAAGCCTATCATCAAAACCAGATGATTCTTTTTCCGCCTTCTCTCTCGGATTTCATATCATCTGAACACCCTGTTCGTACCATCAGCAGTATTATTGATGGTGTCCAGATAGATCGTATCCTTGAAAAATACAGTTATACGGGAGCAAAGGCCTATCATCCCAAAATGATGCTTAAGTTATTAGTTTATTCCTATTTGTGTAATGTATATTCCTCTCGAAAAATAGAGCAGGCGGCATCAGAAAATGTACATTTCATGTGGTTGTCAGGGATGCAAAAGCCAGATCACAATACGATTGCCCGCTTTAGAAGCAGTCGATTAAAAGGTGTTTTAAAGGAAGTGTTCAGTCAAGTAGTCCTGTTACTGGTAGATTCCGGACATATTGATCTACAAACCATATATGTCGATGGCACCAAGATCGAGGCCAATGCAAATAAGTTTTCGTTTGTTTGGGGTAAAGCCATTCAAAAGAATATCCAACGCATGAAGGATCGGTTGGGGGAACTTTGGGATTATACAGAGCAGGTAGCCAAATCGGATTTAGCAAATGTAAGTAAGCCCGATTTAAGTGATGTTGATCCAGAAAAAATAGAGCAGACCATTGAGACAATTAATGAGGCCTTGAGGGATAAGAAAGTGGATGCTAAGAAACGCCGGCAACTCAACTATGCCAAGAAGAATTATGCTGATAATCTCCGAAAAAACGAGCAAAAGCTAAAGATATTGGAAGAGCGAAATAGTTATTCAAAAACGGATCCGGATGCAACCTTTATGCGAATGAAGGATGACTATATGCAAAATGGTCAGCTAAAACCAGGATATAACCTGCAGTTTAGCACACAAAATCAATTCATTGTAAATTATTCAAACCATAATAATCCAACCGATACAAAAACCTTTATACCTCATATGAAAGAGGTTCAACAGTTGTATCCAGACAAACTAAACAGCGTATGTGCAGATTCCGGTTATGGGTCTGAGGAGAATTATGAATTTCTTGAAGCGGAAGGATTAACCTCTTTTGTGAAATACAATTACTTTCATAAAGAACAAAAGAAGGGAGCCAAAACTTATTGCGAGTTTCACCCCAACAATTTATTCTACGACTCTAAACAGGATATTTACTACTGCCCAATGGGACAAGTAATGAATCTTAAGAAGATAAAAAAGGAAAAAAGCCAAGCCGGTCATTTTAAGACAATCCATGTTTATCAAGCTCAAAACTGTAACGGATGCCCACTTAGGGGGATGTGTCACAAAGCAAAAGGTAATCGAACGATTCAGATTAATCACCGACTCAACGAATTAAGAAGTAAAGCACGAGAACATTTAACCTCAGAAGAAGGATTGAAGCACAGGAGTCAAAGACCGGTTGATGTAGAGGCCGCTTTTGGTAACCTTAAACACAATAAAGGATTTAAACGATTTTTACTTCGTGGCAAAGAAAAAGTAGAAATCGAAATGGGATTATTGGCTCTAGCCATAAATCTTAAGAAAATGAATAGTAGAAAAGTGGCCTAA
- a CDS encoding desulfoferrodoxin family protein — translation MKINRYQDINTIDGEAKKDYIDRHSAFIHCDDSAKKGEKFKVKVKIGDAYAHPDDFDHYVAWVQLWDGEKMLTQATFSTGILGGEANQAEVDFYVVPSRKMKLTATAFCTKHGLWHSDEKLVEVAE, via the coding sequence ATGAAAATTAACAGGTATCAAGACATTAACACCATTGATGGTGAAGCTAAGAAAGATTATATCGACAGACATTCTGCATTTATTCACTGCGATGACTCAGCTAAAAAAGGTGAGAAATTTAAAGTGAAAGTGAAAATTGGTGATGCTTATGCTCATCCGGATGATTTCGATCACTATGTTGCTTGGGTTCAACTTTGGGATGGTGAAAAAATGTTAACACAAGCCACTTTCTCAACAGGAATTTTAGGTGGTGAAGCCAATCAGGCTGAAGTTGATTTTTACGTAGTACCATCTCGTAAAATGAAACTAACCGCTACAGCTTTCTGTACAAAACATGGCCTGTGGCACTCAGATGAAAAATTGGTGGAAGTTGCAGAATAA
- a CDS encoding peroxiredoxin: MQTLIGKKAPSFSAGAVVNGNQIVENFSLDQFIGKQEVVFFFYPLDFTFVCPTELIAFQEKLAEFEARNVAVVGCSVDSEYSHFAWLNTEKNKGGIKGVTYPLVADLSKTISENYGVLASEYDYNEEGNAVSTGAPVAYRGLFLIDKKGTVRHSVINDLPLGRSVDEAIRMVDALQHFEENGEVCPANWNKGKEAMHATAEGVADYLSKN, encoded by the coding sequence ATGCAAACTTTAATTGGTAAAAAAGCACCATCATTCTCTGCCGGTGCTGTTGTTAACGGAAATCAGATTGTTGAAAATTTTTCATTGGACCAATTTATTGGTAAGCAGGAAGTCGTATTCTTCTTCTATCCTCTTGATTTTACATTTGTTTGTCCAACAGAATTAATCGCTTTTCAGGAAAAACTGGCAGAATTTGAAGCTAGAAACGTGGCTGTTGTTGGTTGTTCTGTAGATTCAGAATATTCTCACTTTGCATGGTTAAATACTGAGAAAAATAAAGGTGGAATTAAAGGAGTTACTTATCCTTTGGTTGCCGATTTATCAAAAACAATTTCTGAAAACTATGGAGTATTAGCTTCAGAGTACGATTACAATGAAGAGGGAAATGCAGTATCTACAGGAGCACCTGTTGCCTACCGCGGATTATTCCTTATCGATAAAAAAGGAACTGTTCGTCACTCGGTGATTAACGATTTACCATTGGGAAGAAGTGTTGATGAGGCAATTCGTATGGTTGATGCATTGCAGCATTTCGAAGAAAATGGCGAAGTTTGTCCTGCAAACTGGAACAAAGGAAAAGAAGCAATGCATGCTACTGCTGAAGGTGTTGCCGATTACCTAAGCAAGAACTAA
- a CDS encoding alpha/beta hydrolase-fold protein, whose protein sequence is MFDNIIELTDFKDCSGKINISVFEAEKGYCVPYFVYLPPNWSPDKSYPLVLFLHGQGGDEGTFNKYVRAEQLNNWINNGDLDPVVIAGIRGDNDRDNVQWFTEKNESLLVKENGGEFIQFCQDSFHAGGHGKQISIEGHSRGAAGAIHYYLKYPGLFSSIIGMGYVSDYTLDNNFMLGRNNLKALIAESTPLRLEIGTEDSFVQTKNRRASFELHQFLKENEIDHSFEILHGVEHGFDTYWNYYSDEGLLNGLSHLKFHERSRKRNYR, encoded by the coding sequence GTGTTTGATAATATAATAGAACTTACAGATTTTAAGGATTGTTCAGGGAAAATAAATATATCGGTATTTGAGGCAGAAAAAGGATATTGTGTACCATATTTTGTCTACTTACCTCCCAATTGGAGCCCGGATAAATCATATCCATTGGTTTTGTTTTTACATGGGCAAGGTGGCGACGAAGGTACATTTAATAAATACGTTCGGGCAGAACAGTTGAATAATTGGATCAACAATGGCGATCTTGATCCGGTAGTAATTGCGGGAATTCGTGGAGATAATGATCGTGACAACGTTCAGTGGTTTACAGAGAAAAATGAAAGTCTTTTGGTAAAGGAGAATGGTGGTGAATTCATTCAGTTTTGTCAGGATTCATTTCATGCAGGAGGTCATGGAAAGCAGATTTCAATTGAAGGGCATTCGCGGGGAGCTGCTGGAGCGATTCATTACTATTTAAAATATCCAGGTTTGTTTTCGTCGATTATTGGAATGGGCTATGTGAGTGATTATACACTGGACAACAACTTCATGCTTGGGCGAAATAACTTAAAGGCTTTAATAGCCGAATCAACACCCCTTAGACTTGAAATTGGAACAGAAGATAGTTTTGTTCAGACTAAGAATCGCAGAGCAAGTTTTGAATTGCATCAGTTCTTAAAAGAGAATGAGATAGATCACTCTTTCGAAATTTTACATGGAGTTGAACATGGTTTTGACACTTATTGGAATTATTACAGCGATGAAGGATTGTTGAATGGTTTGTCTCATCTGAAGTTTCACGAACGAAGCAGAAAGAGAAATTATCGGTAA
- a CDS encoding toxin-antitoxin system YwqK family antitoxin translates to MKFTRCFFVLILFLPLKSIAQDTVYFNQDWLVAEKENAQFFSTINRITENQFLVKDFTIDKVLLSDYHYKGLQANIDWNRLYEVGFDKYAIENGTSRDYYPSGSKKKEVEYVDGQQKGMVTFWLENGKKEKEFFAVNNIANGIYSEFFESGAPSLSVKFLNDTLNGPAIYYYPDGGISHMGKFKNGIKFGIWTYLSEDGKPVAEELYQNTYFIDGADVNISFPEGVWYLSEKYKVDDRLSFLFYRLGMNEDENTEDLASCLISLEAVPSDIGLIDYSSHRRRRLSVDVKRVITKEKKLFSLPQSIAYFGNHTDSSDHERTTIVLHSLQAEVGMELILDCSSKNYEVLKEEFEFILKSLKK, encoded by the coding sequence ATGAAGTTTACCCGCTGTTTTTTTGTTCTTATCCTGTTTCTTCCGCTTAAAAGCATAGCACAGGATACCGTATATTTTAATCAGGATTGGCTTGTTGCTGAGAAAGAGAACGCTCAGTTTTTTTCAACAATAAATAGAATTACAGAGAATCAATTTTTGGTAAAAGACTTTACAATTGACAAAGTGCTTTTGTCAGATTATCATTATAAGGGTTTACAAGCAAATATTGATTGGAACAGACTCTACGAGGTCGGCTTTGATAAATATGCAATTGAAAATGGAACAAGCAGGGATTATTATCCTTCCGGAAGCAAGAAAAAGGAGGTAGAATATGTGGATGGGCAACAAAAAGGGATGGTGACTTTTTGGCTGGAAAATGGGAAGAAAGAAAAAGAATTTTTTGCTGTCAATAATATTGCAAATGGCATTTACTCAGAGTTTTTCGAAAGTGGAGCGCCTAGTTTAAGTGTGAAATTTTTAAATGATACCTTAAATGGGCCGGCTATTTATTATTATCCGGATGGCGGGATATCCCATATGGGAAAGTTTAAAAACGGAATTAAGTTTGGAATTTGGACATACCTTTCGGAAGATGGCAAGCCAGTTGCCGAGGAGTTATATCAAAATACCTATTTTATTGATGGAGCCGATGTAAATATTAGTTTTCCGGAAGGAGTGTGGTATTTATCGGAGAAGTACAAGGTAGATGACAGATTAAGTTTTCTTTTTTACAGACTTGGAATGAATGAAGATGAGAATACAGAAGATTTAGCATCTTGTCTGATTTCTTTGGAAGCTGTGCCATCAGATATTGGTTTGATTGATTACTCTTCGCACAGAAGAAGACGCCTCTCGGTGGACGTAAAGAGAGTTATTACCAAGGAGAAAAAGCTATTTTCTCTTCCACAAAGTATTGCTTATTTCGGAAACCATACTGATTCATCGGATCATGAACGAACAACAATTGTTTTACATTCTCTTCAAGCTGAAGTTGGAATGGAATTAATTCTGGATTGTTCAAGTAAAAATTATGAGGTTTTAAAAGAAGAATTTGAATTCATACTGAAATCCCTTAAAAAGTAA
- a CDS encoding PQQ-binding-like beta-propeller repeat protein, which produces MKKYFVLLVLFIAVISSFAQKNAQWRGVNRDGIYQETGLLQEWPVEGPELIWHVEGLGEGHASAAVTKDVIYTGGTELENGFVIALDHSGKELWKQVYGKEWMDSYNGVRTSPMVYDGIVYVMSGLGKITVMSAADGTILWSKNILTEFNSENTRWGITENLVADGDKLYCTPGGSEVSMVALDRKSGQLIWKAKGNGEKSAYCSPALIKLANRNLLVTHTSNSIIGVDAETGTLLWSFDHPNKYSIHPNTPLYKDGYLFCYSGYGKGGVMLELGEDGGSVKEVWRNELMDNQMGGAVLSDGKIYGSGHTNREWFCLDWKTGEVLHSAKMLSNGNVVYADGKLYCYGDSGEVALVDVSNGSFEKVSSFRVPFGEKQHWAHLVINNKRLYVRHGSSLMVYSIKAN; this is translated from the coding sequence ATGAAAAAATATTTCGTCCTACTTGTTTTATTTATTGCTGTAATTAGTTCATTTGCCCAGAAAAATGCTCAGTGGAGAGGTGTGAATCGTGATGGAATCTATCAGGAAACCGGATTATTGCAGGAATGGCCGGTTGAAGGCCCCGAATTAATATGGCATGTTGAAGGTTTAGGTGAGGGACATGCTTCAGCAGCAGTAACTAAAGATGTTATTTACACAGGAGGGACAGAACTTGAAAATGGTTTTGTAATAGCATTGGATCATTCAGGAAAAGAGCTTTGGAAGCAAGTTTATGGCAAAGAATGGATGGATTCTTATAACGGTGTGCGCACAAGTCCAATGGTTTATGATGGTATCGTTTATGTGATGAGTGGTTTGGGAAAAATTACAGTCATGAGTGCTGCTGATGGAACCATTCTGTGGTCAAAAAATATATTAACAGAATTTAACTCTGAAAACACCCGCTGGGGAATAACTGAGAATCTTGTTGCGGATGGAGATAAATTATATTGTACTCCGGGAGGTTCAGAAGTTAGTATGGTTGCATTAGATCGAAAATCGGGACAGCTGATTTGGAAAGCGAAAGGAAATGGTGAGAAATCAGCTTATTGTTCTCCTGCGCTAATAAAGCTGGCAAACCGTAATTTATTGGTGACTCATACAAGTAATTCAATAATTGGAGTTGATGCTGAAACCGGTACTTTACTTTGGTCGTTCGATCATCCTAATAAATATTCAATTCATCCAAATACTCCTTTGTATAAAGATGGCTATCTGTTTTGTTATAGTGGATATGGTAAAGGAGGAGTAATGCTTGAACTCGGTGAAGATGGAGGGAGTGTAAAAGAGGTTTGGCGAAATGAGTTGATGGATAATCAGATGGGAGGAGCTGTTCTGAGTGATGGTAAGATATATGGTTCCGGTCATACTAATCGTGAATGGTTTTGTTTGGATTGGAAAACTGGTGAAGTATTGCATTCAGCTAAAATGTTAAGTAACGGGAACGTAGTTTATGCTGATGGCAAATTGTATTGTTACGGCGATAGCGGAGAAGTTGCTCTTGTTGATGTTAGCAATGGAAGTTTTGAAAAAGTGAGTTCGTTTCGGGTTCCTTTTGGTGAAAAACAACATTGGGCTCATTTAGTGATTAATAATAAAAGACTATATGTTCGTCATGGAAGTTCCTTGATGGTCTATTCAATTAAAGCAAACTAA
- a CDS encoding PQQ-binding-like beta-propeller repeat protein — MNRLLFVSIALLSVLTQCKTEIQKSEWRGPNRSGVYEETGLLKEWPEEGPKMLWHLDSIPTGYSSAAIAHNTVYLTGLKDSMDYLVAINMEGKLKWQIPYGRGWDASFVDSRCTPTIEDERIYLSSGRGDLACVNALSGELIWQKKANEIFEGECGEWGISESLLLYKDLVFYTPCGKKTTMIALNKMTGETVWESKSLDDKSAYVSPLLIDRNGKKQIVTVTENNAIGVNPENGNIDWQFDYGSYAAGEWKANINTNTPLYKNGKIFITNGYDHHSVMLDLNEEASEVELSYVDSLLDVHHGGAVLLDGYIYGANWINNRNGYWVCMEWETGKKMYETEWENKGSIISAEGMLYCYDEKDGNVALVKADPKEFKVISSFKVPYGKGPYWAHMVINNGVLYVRHATAIMAYSIKIN, encoded by the coding sequence ATGAATCGACTACTATTTGTCAGTATTGCATTATTAAGTGTTCTCACTCAGTGCAAAACAGAAATACAAAAAAGCGAATGGCGTGGACCAAATAGATCTGGTGTTTATGAAGAAACTGGATTGCTAAAGGAATGGCCGGAGGAAGGTCCTAAAATGCTTTGGCATCTGGATAGTATTCCTACAGGTTATTCTTCTGCTGCAATCGCTCACAATACTGTTTACCTTACCGGATTAAAGGACTCTATGGATTACTTGGTGGCCATTAATATGGAAGGAAAATTAAAATGGCAAATTCCTTATGGCCGTGGATGGGATGCATCATTTGTTGATTCCCGTTGTACTCCAACGATTGAGGATGAAAGAATTTATCTGTCGAGCGGAAGAGGGGATTTAGCCTGTGTAAATGCTCTTTCCGGAGAGCTGATTTGGCAGAAAAAGGCCAATGAAATATTTGAAGGAGAGTGCGGGGAATGGGGAATTTCTGAATCATTGCTCCTATACAAGGATTTGGTTTTTTATACTCCTTGCGGAAAAAAAACAACGATGATTGCGTTGAATAAAATGACCGGAGAAACCGTTTGGGAATCGAAAAGTTTAGATGATAAATCCGCCTATGTTTCTCCTCTTTTAATTGATAGAAATGGCAAGAAACAAATCGTAACTGTAACAGAAAACAATGCAATAGGTGTTAATCCCGAAAATGGAAATATTGATTGGCAATTCGATTACGGCAGTTATGCCGCCGGAGAATGGAAAGCCAATATCAATACCAATACTCCATTGTACAAAAATGGAAAAATATTTATAACCAATGGTTACGATCATCATTCAGTAATGCTGGATTTAAATGAAGAAGCCTCTGAGGTTGAACTTTCGTATGTAGATTCATTATTGGATGTTCATCATGGAGGAGCTGTTCTGCTGGATGGTTATATATACGGTGCAAATTGGATCAATAATAGAAACGGATATTGGGTTTGCATGGAATGGGAAACAGGTAAGAAAATGTATGAGACTGAGTGGGAGAATAAAGGATCCATTATTTCGGCAGAAGGTATGCTTTATTGCTATGATGAGAAAGATGGTAATGTAGCCTTGGTAAAGGCAGACCCGAAAGAATTTAAAGTAATAAGTTCGTTTAAAGTACCATACGGTAAGGGTCCTTATTGGGCTCATATGGTAATTAATAATGGTGTATTATATGTTCGTCATGCAACAGCAATAATGGCCTATTCTATTAAAATAAACTAA
- a CDS encoding PQQ-binding-like beta-propeller repeat protein, with protein sequence MKLINILIVVFSSLLLVQCKNAAQQSEWRGPHRNGIYSETNLLKVWPENGPEILWKFEDLGLGYSSAAVTDEKVYTTGTIDSMSYIFSFDLSGNLIWKKEYGKEWSENFPGGRSTPQIYDGKGYLLSGLGKLICFDAEKGDFIWTKDLFRDFDGQNVFYGITENLLIDDDKLICTPGGVDANVIALHKDTGDLMWKSAGVGEKSAYCSPLIITYKEKKYLITNTAKSLISIDPDDGKLMWSYELKYPHGIHGNTPIYKDGYVFTMNGWGFGSVMLKIKDDGQAVEEVWTSGLFDLEHGGAVLIDENLFGTDYTTKSFSCVDMKTGEVRKTVKDLAPGTVIAADGMIYCYAYSGELALIQPMANGFEVVSRFHVPGMKRDHIAHPVIKDGKMYIRYANGMYVYSIANT encoded by the coding sequence ATGAAACTAATTAATATTCTTATTGTCGTGTTTAGTTCTTTATTACTAGTTCAGTGTAAGAATGCAGCTCAGCAAAGCGAATGGCGCGGTCCGCATAGAAATGGAATTTATTCAGAAACCAATCTGCTTAAAGTTTGGCCGGAAAATGGACCTGAGATTTTGTGGAAGTTTGAGGATTTAGGATTAGGTTATTCTTCCGCGGCTGTTACAGATGAAAAGGTATACACTACAGGAACCATCGATAGTATGAGCTATATTTTCTCTTTCGATTTAAGTGGTAATTTAATCTGGAAAAAGGAATATGGTAAAGAATGGTCAGAGAATTTCCCTGGTGGACGTTCAACACCTCAGATTTATGATGGAAAAGGATATTTACTGAGTGGATTAGGAAAACTCATCTGTTTTGATGCTGAAAAGGGGGATTTTATTTGGACCAAGGATCTATTTCGTGATTTCGACGGGCAAAACGTTTTCTATGGAATTACTGAGAATTTGTTAATTGATGACGACAAGTTAATTTGTACGCCAGGTGGTGTTGACGCAAATGTAATTGCATTGCACAAAGATACCGGAGATCTTATGTGGAAGAGTGCAGGAGTGGGTGAGAAAAGTGCTTATTGTTCTCCTTTGATAATCACGTATAAAGAAAAAAAATACTTGATTACCAATACTGCGAAGTCATTGATATCCATCGATCCGGATGATGGCAAATTAATGTGGAGTTATGAATTAAAGTATCCTCATGGTATTCATGGTAATACGCCGATTTATAAGGATGGCTATGTATTTACTATGAATGGTTGGGGATTTGGAAGCGTAATGCTAAAGATAAAAGATGACGGACAAGCGGTAGAAGAGGTTTGGACAAGTGGCTTATTCGATTTAGAGCATGGCGGTGCAGTTTTGATTGATGAGAATTTATTTGGAACAGATTATACGACGAAGAGTTTTTCTTGTGTTGATATGAAAACCGGTGAGGTGAGGAAAACGGTGAAAGATTTGGCTCCTGGTACCGTGATTGCTGCCGATGGTATGATTTATTGTTACGCTTATTCTGGTGAATTGGCATTAATTCAACCTATGGCGAATGGTTTTGAGGTAGTGAGTCGTTTCCATGTTCCGGGGATGAAGAGGGATCATATTGCTCATCCTGTTATTAAAGATGGGAAGATGTATATTAGATATGCCAATGGAATGTATGTGTATTCAATAGCGAATACCTGA
- a CDS encoding PQQ-binding-like beta-propeller repeat protein encodes MLSKRSEKGLILLSVVIAGILFMYWLAYNPVKDIHASIPGMDNRPEQTESSERILIGEGFDLYSEYSSDLTGKWTQFRGANSDNISTDNTKLISNWGTGLKIDWQVELGEGHAAPVVYNGKVYVLDYDEVKKADALRCFSLETGAELWRRWYRVHIKRNHGMSRTVPAINDKYLVTMGPRCHVMCTDPNTGEFLWGLDLVKEYMAEIPFWYTGQCPVLDDNTVILAPGGKSLLIAVDCATGKVLWETPNPDNWQMSHSSVMPMTLDGKKMWVYAAVGGIVGVSGEGDDIGQILWKTKDFSPSVVAPSPVVLKNGKIFMTAGYGAGSILFQVKKSRNSYEVATLQKFKPKDGVASEQQTPIVYKDRMFAILPKDAGGMRNRFVCCDPNDCTKILWTSGTNDRFGLGPYMIADGKFFILKDDGTLTIAKASTEKFELLDKTKVLDGHDAWGPLVVADGRLLMRDAKHLLCIDIRAN; translated from the coding sequence ATGCTGTCGAAAAGGAGCGAAAAAGGATTAATTCTCTTGTCTGTTGTTATAGCAGGCATATTGTTTATGTATTGGTTGGCTTACAATCCTGTAAAGGATATTCATGCAAGTATCCCGGGAATGGATAATCGTCCCGAACAAACGGAATCTTCTGAAAGAATTTTGATAGGAGAAGGATTTGATCTTTATTCTGAATATTCTTCAGATTTAACTGGGAAATGGACTCAATTTCGAGGAGCAAATTCTGATAATATTTCAACTGATAATACGAAGCTAATTAGTAATTGGGGAACCGGGCTCAAAATAGACTGGCAGGTTGAGTTGGGGGAAGGACATGCTGCGCCCGTTGTGTATAATGGAAAGGTTTATGTTCTCGATTACGACGAAGTGAAAAAAGCGGATGCCTTGCGTTGTTTTTCTCTGGAAACAGGAGCGGAGCTTTGGCGCAGATGGTACAGGGTTCATATCAAGCGAAATCATGGAATGTCCAGAACTGTTCCGGCAATTAACGATAAATATTTGGTAACAATGGGACCTCGATGCCATGTTATGTGCACCGATCCTAACACAGGTGAATTTCTATGGGGACTTGATCTGGTTAAAGAATATATGGCAGAGATACCGTTTTGGTATACCGGCCAGTGTCCTGTACTTGATGACAATACGGTTATTCTTGCTCCGGGGGGAAAATCGTTGCTAATTGCGGTAGATTGTGCTACAGGGAAAGTCCTTTGGGAAACTCCGAATCCGGATAATTGGCAAATGTCTCATTCATCGGTTATGCCGATGACTTTAGATGGGAAAAAAATGTGGGTTTATGCGGCTGTTGGAGGAATTGTTGGTGTATCTGGTGAAGGGGATGATATTGGACAAATTCTGTGGAAAACAAAAGATTTTTCTCCGTCCGTAGTTGCTCCATCGCCTGTTGTACTGAAAAACGGCAAAATATTCATGACTGCTGGTTATGGTGCAGGTTCAATTTTATTTCAGGTTAAAAAGAGTAGAAATTCATATGAAGTGGCTACGCTTCAAAAATTCAAGCCGAAAGACGGTGTTGCATCCGAGCAGCAAACACCTATTGTTTACAAAGATCGTATGTTCGCGATCTTACCTAAGGATGCTGGTGGAATGAGGAATCGGTTTGTTTGCTGTGATCCAAATGATTGTACAAAGATTTTGTGGACAAGCGGAACGAATGATCGTTTTGGTTTGGGGCCTTATATGATTGCTGATGGTAAGTTTTTTATTTTGAAAGATGATGGTACTTTGACTATCGCCAAAGCAAGCACTGAAAAGTTTGAGTTGCTGGATAAAACGAAAGTTCTGGATGGTCATGATGCATGGGGGCCTTTGGTGGTTGCCGATGGCAGATTATTGATGCGTGATGCCAAGCACCTTTTGTGTATCGATATTAGAGCAAATTAA